A single Argentina anserina chromosome 7, drPotAnse1.1, whole genome shotgun sequence DNA region contains:
- the LOC126803615 gene encoding uncharacterized protein LOC126803615, giving the protein MQKKFIMKYFPPQKANARRTELMTFKEEQDELFHETWERFKDLELGCPNHGQSQDMLMSLFYQSLTSETRKKVDNASNGDFMDLVADEAHRVLEKLAERSQLWDNNPQVRKPSSSHLSLREATQPKTGGIYEVKASSLDVHQEFKRLEESLNKKFDMLLKQEKQGGREKVNEVQGPQVCLICEGVNHDTLSCPHGDFFPEIIEECKQMAYSRLKNDPYSNTYNPGWRNHPNFSWGGNQGMNCNNQGSGNYGGASGSQSFQGNKGATNGGYGGNTYPKPPYQARPPFQAPNTQVPHPPQVDAPKSSLEEMLAKVLANQNELIQSVRNDVASTTQGLHKLEAQMGQLANEMRERKQGELPSMTEKNPRINQAKAIRTLRRGKVYDNKVAPNDDDKEVDAPTEPLLNPKVSRVPPGFQKKNKGMEDTLGHDGVILGYSEEYLKSQGKPNTKNDNMGASGSKSSVEEMQEEAPLPFPQAVYQEKALSKKEKKSMECFDVFKKVEVNIPLLDAIKTIPTYAKFLKDLCTHKQCFKTLRRTSRRFSESIES; this is encoded by the coding sequence ATGCAAAAGAAGTTTATTATGAAGTACTTCCCTCCTCAAAAGGCTAATGCAAGAAGAACCGAGTTGATGACCTTTAAGGAGGAGCAAGATGAGCTCTTTCATGAGACGTGGGAGAGATTCAAGGATCTTGAGCTTGGTTGCCCTAATCATGGCCAATCTCAAGATATGCTTATGAGCCTATTTTATCAAAGCTTGACATCGGAGACTCGAAAGAAGGTTGATAATGCAAGCAATGGTGATTTCATGGACTTAGTGGCGGATGAAGCCCATCGAGTATTAGAGAAGCTTGCGGAGCGGTCTCAATTGTGGGATAATAACCCGCAAGTTCGCAAGCCTTCTTCTTCACATTTATCTCTAAGGGAAGCAACTCAACCGAAAACCGGTGGCATATATGAAGTCAAGGCATCAAGCTTGGATGTGCATCAAGAGTTTAAGAGGTTAGAAGAAAGTCTTAATAAGAAGTTTGATATGCTTTTGAAGCAAGAAAAGCAAGGAGGCCGTGAGAAGGTTAATGAGGTTCAAGGGCCACAAGTGTGTTTAATTTGTGAAGGAGTGAATCATGACACTCTATCTTGCCCTCATGGAGATTTTTTTCCCGAGATCATTGAAGAATGTAAGCAAATGGCATATTCAAGACTGAAGAATGACCCTTATTCCAACACTTACAATCCCGGATGGAGAAACCACCCTAATTTCTCATGGGGTGGGAACCAAGGTATGAATTGCAACAATCAAGGGAGTGGCAACTATGGAGGTGCTAGTGGGAGCCAAAGCTTTCAAGGAAACAAAGGTGCGACTAATGGAGGTTATGGTGGCAATACTTATCCTAAGCCACCTTATCAAGCAAGACCTCCTTTTCAAGCTCCTAATACTCAAGTGCCACATCCTCCTCAAGTGGATGCTCCTAAATCAAGCCTTGAAGAGATGCTTGCCAAGGTTTTGGCAAATCAAAATGAGCTTATTCAAAGTGTTCGAAATGATGTGGCCTCCACTACTCAAGGATTGCATAAGCTTGAAGCGCAAATGGGGCAATTGGCTAATGAGATGAGAGAAAGGAAGCAAGGAGAATTGCCTTCCATGACCGAGAAGAATCCACGAATCAACCAAGCCAAGGCcataagaactttgagaaggGGGAAGGTATATGACAATAAGGTTGCTCCTAATGATGATGATAAGGAGGTGGATGCACCAACGGAACCTTTGTTGAATCCTAAAGTGTCAAGAGTGCCTCCCGGAtttcaaaagaagaacaaaggcATGGAGGATACTTTGGGACATGATGGAGTGATCTTGGGGTATAGTGAGGAGTATTTGAAGAGCCAAGGCAAGCCTAACACCAAGAATGACAATATGGGAGCAAGTGGATCTAAGTCTAGTGTGGAAGAAATGCAAGAAGAAGCGCCACTTCCCTTTCCACAAGCGGTATACCAAGAGAAGGCTTTAagtaagaaagagaagaagtccATGGAGTGTTTTGATGTGTTCAAGAAGGTAGAGGTCAATATTCCTCTTCTTGATGCAATCAAGACCATTCCTACTTATGCTAAATTTCTCAAGGACTTGTGCACTCACAAGCAGTGTTTTAAAACGCTAAGGCGTACCTCAAGGCGTTTTTCCGAGAGTATAGAGTCTTAA
- the LOC126801938 gene encoding LOW QUALITY PROTEIN: phosphomannomutase (The sequence of the model RefSeq protein was modified relative to this genomic sequence to represent the inferred CDS: deleted 2 bases in 1 codon; substituted 1 base at 1 genomic stop codon) gives MAGLKHGVIALFDVDGTLTAPRKDVTPEMLGFMRQLRKVVAVGIVGGSDLXELKITEQLGKAILDDHDYVFSENGLLAHKNGKLIGKQSLKTHLGDDKLKEFINFALHYIADLDIPIKRGTFIEFRSGMINVSPIGRNCSQEERDEFERYDKIHNIRPKMVSILREKFAHFNLTFSIGGQISFDVFPQGWDKTYCLRYLEEFQEIHFFGDKTYKGGNDHEIYESERTVGHTVTRPEDTVEQCEALFFSS, from the exons ATGGCTGGTCTGAAGCATGGAGTGATTGCCTTGTTTGATGTTGATGGGACTCTCACTGCCCCCAGGAAG GATGTTACTCCGGAAATGTTAGGATTCATGCGTCAACTCAGGAAG GTTGTTGCAGTGGGAATTGTGGGAGGATCCGACCTT TAAGAACTTAAGATAACAGAGCAGCTTGGAAAGGCGA TTCTTGATGACCACgattatgtattttctgagAATGGTCTTCTGGCTCACAAAAATGGGAAGCTCATTGGCAAACAG AGCTTGAAGACACATCTTGGAGATGATAAGCTGAAG GAATTCATCAATTTTGCACTTCACTATATTGCTGATTTGGACATACCGATAAAGAG GGGTACATTTATTGAGTTCCGAAGTGGGATGATCAATGTATCACCAATTGGGCGAAACTGTAGCCAAGAGGAAAGAGATGAATTTGAAAGATATGACAAG ATTCATAATATACGCCCAAAAATGGTTTCTATCCTTCGTGAGAAGTTTGCCCACTTTAACCTGACATTTTCCATTGGAGGACAGATAAGCTTTGAT GTTTTTCCTCAAGGTTGGGACAAGACATACTGCTTGAGATACCTAGAAGAATTTCAAGAAATCCATTTCTTTGGTGATAAAACTTACAAG GGAGGAAATGACCACGAAATTTATGAATCCGAACGAACCGTGGGTCATACAG TTACCAGACCTGAAGATACAGTCGAGCAGTGTGAAGCTCTCTTCTTCAGTTCCTGA